In Scomber japonicus isolate fScoJap1 chromosome 7, fScoJap1.pri, whole genome shotgun sequence, one genomic interval encodes:
- the ttr gene encoding transthyretin — protein sequence MFQPLHYLLLASAVLLCNSAPTHLHGGSDTKCPLMVKILDAVKGTPAGSVALKVHQRSADGGWTQIANGVTDDNGEIHNLITEQAFPAGVYRVEFDTKTYWKSQGSTPFHEVADVVFEAHAEGHRHYTLALLLSPFSYTTTAVVSDTHQ from the exons ATGTTTCAACCACTGCACTATCTGCTTCTAGCCTCTGCTGTGCTGCTCTGCAACAGTGCCCCCACCCACCTG catggAGGCTCAGATACAAAGTGTCCTCTGATGGTGAAAATCCTGGATGCGGTGAAGGGAACGCCGGCCGGATCGGTGGCGCTCAAGGTGCATCAAAGGAGTGCTGATGGGGGATGGACACAGATTGCTAATGG AGTGACAGATGACAATGGAGAGATTCATAATCTGATCACAGAGCAGGCCTTCCCAGCAGGAGTGTATCGGGTTGAATTTGACACCAAGACTTATTGGAAGAGTCAGGGGAGTACACCTTTCCATGAAGTAGCTGAT GTGGTGTTTGAGGCCCATGCTGAAGGTCATCGTCACTACACCTTGGCCTTGCTGCTCAGTCCGTTCTCCTACACCACCACCGCTGTGGTCTCAGACACACACCAGTGA
- the LOC128361698 gene encoding uncharacterized protein LOC128361698 produces the protein MLSAEAGAKTPQILRRKKREWILPPVKLYENKDYTGRDFIAKIRSDKDKKAQVEYYLTGVGASKPPVNLFVVDHNTGFVRITGILDREKQPYYNITGTAKYLNGDTAEEDIPLTVIVLDENDNPPYFELHKGSIAEARKEGTLVMQITGKDDDQPGTKNSELAYSIVSQEPAGSGPMFTIDKKTGKLYIKDPTLDRETCDFYKLIVTATDLGGAPGGLTGTGTVEIQVTDINDNIPILDKSDYSGSVDENVADVVVMRIKALDKDLEPSDNWVAVFIIDKGNEDGIFSIETDRKTNEGILKLIKPLDFEDVKNLELSLLIENVAPFVEGDAILIDVGVLAGEGDSIPNGAGAGAGAGAGASAGAGAGADAGADAGADAGADAGADAGAGAGPDAGAGAGAGAGAGAGADAGAGADAGADPDADPNGGVDTGLPVGLKPGAGPGPGVKPGVGPGPGTKPKPGVKPETKPKETQKSYSIKIAVNNMPEAPAFIPDTKTVPVSEDPNELPEDGVIAVFPAVDPDTGEAAQDVSYAKAYDPNNWFTIDEETAEIKLIKVPDRESPFLVNGTYIAKILAITKDMPSKTSTGTIAVRIADSNDHCPTLTTSYESLCSDEKTVYVTGFDEDVSPNAAPFTFRIMSDGTRGSWNVEVINETSAALHSGETLWPGIYKLQVEVSDAQGLSCPVNEVFEVDVCNCEDTNDCSLRTAKLGASAVSAKLSAPAISLLLIALCLLLFIPLLLLFCQCGGANTIFADQFTDLPFEAKEHLISYHTEGKGDDREVPLQSVPIMLATQKIVAAAPAANVNSFPTQILETQQSFYESTQKFQETNQSVMEVDNAYRFSRESFSYGMSNATFKRERVGSDHTTALYENIALPDAFLSDYYSQKAMCNVPVKDSLLVYNDEGRDSPAGSVGCCSLLESANDLQFLNDLGPKFKTLAEICSPPTPTPGPSFKVAGAVKTTVVEQVVKPKIERIVETKHTDIKTENVISSTNISKSSSDLSSMTLPHSKATNISHSSISRSATLPHQTQTIVVQQQPVYYTTSPVLQPISYLVQPQLQNTVLLAERAHGANVPGVYVVSGTQSPTSGLVVRGLQSPPSGFVVTGSQVSSSGLVIQGTESKKSPTSPTSSMSPVSPTLLLPGSSNVSQGSAPVESWTIIGQNPGGNYILAQDKSGPGEARGINPGSPQGILPRGAILVKEAASPQGVLGQAAQGSVHGILPRHMGKTWVAQPGQMGFGPLTVLGVGAGHPRMQMGQVVALNPEVNQAGLRSAGMTPVGTRQVTVKQSQEIPPLKQTNVMPNTCRLNTNTVNTFITAETITTHPLSKEEVMMENQFEGYTDPVEKMHHDPVKEKHWEDMITYTSEQESTLDDGYPSEMVQEAFKDNESMQEYPTQKSEIIKVDENIVKSLTGPGVQQKLLEQALTVVEKPGDTTENIMPDQLNETPEDSTNKFTDVLSHATEPNEPQENDKEADVSQLEQQDNHVQGMSNEDVSAVTQMITTQAFLPGSDVLDLINADKEKEETSIFPQGEESISTSGNINILDDKTQDNSKETVGGWEAESLRESELVEEQGETVDLNIVKSAEDKSSEVGLEPESNEVTDDQTEREQEKDIMAERVVSNLEKSQDFTTTDGIQAQEDMETITTVTMDEHDSEIRVFIVGDELSATNPDESSDDTVDDTGEQLIPDQEAMQEDHRLEDKIDDGHVNMDISDTDDKVPHDVTTQVQVEYSNVLTTATLEKQLYTAEDSSCGYKEEDNDDADQNISSGSGVDQDEVNADADSTKDGENGKSVVDEVVSHLSFSISNDPDSYIERQDALSNSQIEDKFISDVSISDEEKDKEVVRKITSYVDQDKGIGEELLSTIQQDSSTSNDQDEEIGKENAGCMITQVEDQLISEDIIHNGVKEKDIVGQEETPVQETTSISDEDDYNERDDALNTTSQEVDTLLSDDRVSDEERAEEDTPPIQQKISISDDQHEMSEREDASGVRCHLEDEPMCSDNIHDGGEEERDVTSTLQTIISVSDNQTEEHAKEDTSGKSSQVEAEELKSYQLLEEDSQYVESECLSEKAVEMSEMTETQEMFCEVRQRVNSSEVRDTTQGITEKQNTSGLHLMRVANMDSLDDMVASSEELRSTMTATGQVSVSSEDIETTASMFASGQIAESEGNHFDIQNPDVTEIEHSEGECVDLTLETAEADVSFDLKTREGLEASNATGPVSPTFCSEIKVIDQTTSSVLETGSAETGPQSCIATNEVAEEAGYLVQDESVHMTGEEAEVDPNTTGQASLVQVVSRPPDDMPEAEASGGQVSTVQLQTPRNKSRKSKKDSKKSPKTPKSPSGKCKQQ, from the exons ATAACAGGAACTGCTAAATATCTAAATGGGGATACAGCAGAGGAAGACATTCCACTCACTGTCATAGTCCTGGATGAAAACGACAATCCTCCTTATTTTGAACTACATAAAGGCAGCATCGCTGAAGCAAGGAAAGAGG GAACCCTTGTTATGCAGATCACAGGAAAAGATGACGACCAACCTGGGACAAAAAATTCTGAATTGGCCTATAGCATCGTTAGTCAAGAGCCAGCAGGCTCAGGCCCAATGTTCACCATAGACAAAAAGACGGGCAAACTATATATCAAAGATCCCACACTGGACAGAGAG ACATGTGACTTTTACAAACTGATTGTTACGGCGACTGATCTGGGAGGAGCACCAGGGGGACTAACAGGGACAGGAACTGTGGAGATCCAGGTCACTGATATCAATGACAATATCCCCATTTTGGACAAATCTGAC TACTCTGGATCTGTGGATGAAAATGTGGCCGATGTAGTTGTAATGAGAATCAAAGCTCTGGACAAAGACCTGGAACCCTCAGACAACTGGGTTGCTGTCTTCATTATCGATAAAGGAAATGAGGATGGTATCTTCTCCATTGAGACTGACAGAAAAACCAATGAGGGCATCCTGAAGCTGATAAAG CCTTTGGATTTTGAAGATGTGAAGAATCTTGAGCTCAGCCTGCTCATTGAGAATGTAGCTCCTTTCGTGGAGGGCGATGCTATACTGATAGATGTGGGTGTTCTAGCTGGAGAGGGTGATTCCATCCCAaatggagctggtgctggtgctggtgctggtgctggagCTAGTGCGGGTGCCGGAGCTGGTGCTGATGCAGGTGCTGATGCAGGTGCTGATGCTGGTGCTGATGCTGGTGCTGATGCTGGTGCAGGAGCTGGACCTgatgctggtgctggtgctggtgctggtgctggagctggtgctggagCCGATGCTGGTGCTGGAGCTGATGCTGGTGCTGACCCTGACGCTGACCCGAATGGAGGGGTGGATACTGGGTTGCCAGTGGGACTGAAGCCTGGGGCAGGGCCCGGCCCTGGAGTTAAGCCTGGTGTTGGCCCAGGACCTGGCACTAAACCAAAGCCAGGCGTCAAACCAGAAACAAAGCCaaaggaaacacagaaaagctACTCTATTAAGATTGCAGTGAACAATATGCCAGAGGCTCCAGCATTTATACCAGACACTAAAACTGTTCCTGTATCAGAGGATCCAAATGAACTACCAGAGGATGGTGTAATCGCagtgtttcctgctgttgaTCCAGACACAGGAGAAGCAGCACAAGATGTCAG TTATGCCAAAGCCTACGATCCAAACAACTGGTTTACCATTGACGAAGAAACAGCTGAGATTAAACTCATCAAGGTACCAGACAGAGAATCGCCATTCTTGGTGAACGGTACCTACATTGCCAAGATTCTGGCTATAACCAAAG ACATGCCATCTAAGACATCCACAGGAACAATAGCCGTCCGAATAGCTGACTCCAACGACCACTGTCCCACGCTGACCACCAGCTACGAAAGTCTGTGCTCTGATGAAAAAACAGTTTATGTGACTGGTTTTGATGAGGATGTTAGTCCCAATGCTGCTCCATTCACCTTCAGAATCATGTCTGATGGGACACGTGGCAGCTGGAATGTTGAAGTCATTAATG AGACGAGTGCCGCTCTTCACTCAGGGGAGACCCTGTGGCCAGGCATATATAAGCTGCAGGTGGAGGTGTCAGATGCTCAGGGTCTGTCATGCCCAGTCAACGAGGTTTTTGAAGTGGATGTCTGTAACTGTGAGGACACCAATGACTGCAGCCTAAGGACAGCCAAACTAGGAGCATCAGCAGTATCAGCTAAGTTATCGGCCCCAGCCATCAGCCTGCTGTTAATCGCACTGTGCTTACTGTTGT tcatCCCTCTTCTCCTGCTATTCTGTCAGTGTGGAGGGGCAAATACCATCTTTGCTGACCAATTTACTGATCTGCCATTTGAGGCCAAGGAGCACCTCATATCCTACCACACAGAGGGCAAAGGCGATGATAGG GAAGTACCACTCCAAAGTGTTCCTATCATGTTAGCAACCCAAAAGATCGTTGCAGCAGCACCCGCAGCGAACGTCAACAGTTTTCCTACACAAATCCTTGAAACTCAACAGTCATTCTATGAATCTACACAGAAGTTTCAggaaaccaatcagagtgtcatggAGGTTGACAACGCTTACAGATTTTCAAGGGAATCATTTAGTTATGGCATGAGCAATGCTACATTCAAAAGGGAAAGAGTTGGTTCTGACCACACAACAGCTTTGTATGAGAATATAGCCCTACCTGACGCTTTCCTGAGTGATTACTACTCACAG AAAGCGATGTGTAATGTGCCAGTGAAGGACAGTCTGTTGGTGTATAATGATGAGGGCCGGGACTCTCCTGCTGGCTCAGTTGGCTGTTGCAGCCTCCTGGAGTCTGCCAACGATCTTCAGTTCCTCAATGACCTGGGGCCAAAGTTCAAGACTCTAGCTGAAATTTGTTCCCCTCCAACACCAACACCTGGACCTTCTTTCAAAGTAGCAGGTGCTGTCAAAACCACAGTTGTTGAACAGGTTGTTAAGCCCAAAATTGAGCGCATTGTTGAGACAAAGCATACTGATATAAAGACAGAGAACGTGATATCATCTACTAACATTTCCAAATCAAGCTCTGACCTGTCATCCATGACACTTCCTCACTCAAAGGCCACTAACATCAGTCATTCCTCTATTAGTCGTTCTGCCACTCTGCCCCATCAAACTCAGACAATTGTAGTACAACAGCAGCCAGTTTACTACACCACAAGCCCTGTACTACAACCCATTAGCTATTTAGTTCAACCACAGTTACAGAACACTGTTTTGCTGGCAGAAAGGGCCCATGGAGCCAATGTTCCTGGTGTATATGTAGTTAGTGGGACACAGAGTCCAACTTCTGGACTTGTGGTCAGAGGGCTCCAGAGTCCTCCTTCTGGGTTTGTAGTCACTGGATCACAAGTTTCTTCTTCTGGGCTAGTTATTCAGGGCACTGAGAGCAAGAAAAGCCCCACAAGCCCTACGAGCTCCATGAGTCCAGTCAGCCCCACCTTGTTGCTACCAGGGAGCTCTAATGTGTCCCAGGGCTCAGCCCCAGTGGAGAGCTGGACAATCATAGGGCAAAATCCTGGGGGAAATTATATCTTAGCTCAGGATAAGAGTGGTCCAGGTGAGGCAAGGGGGATTAACCCAGGCTCACCTCAGGGCATTTTGCCCAGAGGTGCTATCCTGGTAAAAGAGGCTGCTTCCCCTCAGGGGGTGTTAGGTCAGGCAGCCCAGGGTAGTGTGCATGGCATTCTGCCACGACACATGGGGAAAACATGGGTTGCCCAGCCAGGGCAAATGGGATTTGGGCCATTGACTGTTTTGGGAGTTGGTGCTGGGCATCCAAGAATGCAAATGGGGCAGGTGGTGGCATTGAATCCAGAAGTCAACCAAGCTGGACTTAGATCAGCTGGAATGACTCCAGTTGGGACAAGGCAGGTTACTGTAAAGCAATCCCAAGAAATTCCTCCATTGAAGCAAACAAATGTTATGCCAAACACATGCAGACTAAATACCAACACTGTAAATACCTTTATTACTGCTGAAACAATCACAACTCATCCTCTTTCAAAGGAAGAGGTTATGATGGAAAATCAGTTTGAGGGTTACACTGATCCAGTTGAGAAAATGCATCATGATCCAGTTAAAGAAAAGCATTGGGAAGATATGATCACTTACACTTCAGAACAGGAGTCAACACTTGATGATGGATATCCTAGTGAGATGGTTCAAGAAGCATTTAAAGACAATGAGAGCATGCAAGAGTACCCAACACAAAAATCTGAAATTATCAAGGTTGACGAAAATATTGTGAAATCATTAACAGGGCCAGGTGTACAGCAGAAATTATTAGAGCAGGCTCTCACAGTGGTAGAGAAACCAGGAGATACAACAGAGAATATTATGCCTGATCAACTGAACGAAACCCCTGAAGATTCAACAAACAAATTTACAGATGTGCTAAGTCATGCAACAGAACCCAATGAACCACAAGAGAATGACAAGGAAGCTGACGTTTCACAATTAGAACAGCAAGACAATCATGTCCAAGGGATGTCCAATGAAGATGTATCTGCAGTTACTCAAATGATCACTACACAAGCTTTCCTACCTGGATCTGATGTCCTCGATTTAATCAATGCagacaaagagaaggaggagacgTCAATATTTCCCCAAGGAGAGGAATCTATTTCTACTTCAGGCAACATCAACATTTTGGATGATAAAACACAAGATAACTCAAAGGAGACTGTGGGTGGATGGGAAGCAGAATCTTTGAGAGAATCAGAACTAGTAGAAGAACAGGGAGAAACTGTTGATCTCAACATAGTTAAAAGTGCAGAGGACAAAAGTTCTGAAGTTGGATTGGAACCTGAATCAAATGAAGTCACAGATGATCAAACAGAAAGGGAACAGGAGAAAGATATTATGGCAGAAAGGGTGGTTTCAAATTTAGAGAAAAGTCAAGATTTTACCACTACTGATGGAATTCAGGCACAGGAAGACATGGAAACAATAACTACTGTCACCATGGATGAACATGATTCTGAAATAAGAGTCTTTATTGTGGGTGATGAATTGTCAGCAACTAATCCAGATGAGAGTTCAGATGACACTGTGGATGACACTGGAGAACAGTTAATCCCAGATCAGGAAGCAATGCAAGAGGATCACAGACTGGAGGATAAGATAGACGATGGTCATGTAAATATGGATATTTCTGATACTGATGACAAAGTGCCACATGATGTTACCACTCAAGTGCAAGTAGAGTACTCCAATGTGCTAACCACTGCAACATTAGAGAAACAGCTGTATACAGCAGAAGACAGCAGCTGTGGATACAAAGAAGAAGACAATGATGATGCTGACCAAAATATATCATCAGGATCAGGAGTAGACCAAGATGAAGTTAATGCAGATGCAGACAGCacaaaagatggagagaatggGAAGAGTGTTGTGGATGAAGTGGTGTCACACCTAAGTTTCAGCATCTCCAATGACCCAGATTCATACATTGAAAGACAAGATGCATTGAGCAATTCTCAAATAGAAGATAAATTCATCTCCGATGTCAGCATtagtgatgaagagaaagacaaagaagttGTAAGGAAAATTACATCATATGTAGACCAAGACAAGGGCATTGGGGAAGAGTTACTGTCAACCATACAGCAAGATAGTAGCACTTCAAATGACCAAGATGAAGAGATTGGAAAAGAAAATGCAGGATGCATGATTACCCAAGTGGaagatcagctgatctcagaAGACATCATACACAAtggtgtgaaagagaaagatattGTTGGGCAAGAGGAAACACCTGTACAGGAAACTACCAGTATCTCAGATGAAGATGATTACAATGAGAGAGACGATGCATTAAACACAACTTCTCAAGAGGTGGATACGCTCCTCTCTGATGACAGGGTAAGTGATGAAGAAAGAGCAGAAGAAGACACACCACCTATACAGcaaaaaatcagcatttcagaTGACCAACATGAAATGAGTGAAAGAGAAGATGCATCAGGAGTGAGGTGTCACTTGGAGGATGAGCCCATGTGCTCAGATAACATACAtgatggaggagaagaggaaagagatgtCACATCCACCTTACAGACAATAATTAGCGTCTCAGATAACCAAACTGAAGAGCATGCAAAAGAAGACACATCAGGCAAGAGTTCTCAAGTTGAGGCAGAAGAACTTAAGTCTTACCAGTTGTTAGAGGAGGACTCTCAATATGTAGAGAGTGAATGTTTATCTGAGAAAGCAGTGGAGATGTCAGAGATGACTGAAACTCAAGAAATGTTTTGTGAAGTAAGGCAAAGGGTTAACTCTTCTGAAGTGAGGGACACAACTCAGGGTATTACTGAGAAACAAAATACTTCTGGCCTTCATTTAATGAGGGTTGCTAACATGGATAGTTTGGATGATATGGTCGCATCTTCAGAAGAACTTAGATCAACCATGACAGCCACAGGACAAGTTTCAGTATCCAGTGAAGACATAGAGACTACTGCGAGCATGTTTGCATCTGGACAAATAGCTGAGAGTGAAGGAAATCATTTTGATATCCAGAACCCAGATGTAACTGAAATTGAACATAGTGAGGGCGAGTGTGTAGATCTCACTTTGGAAACAGCCGAAGCAGACGTCAGTTTTGACCTAAAGACTAGAGAAGGATTAGAAGCAAGTAATGCAACTGGTCCAGTATCACCAACATTTTGTTCAGAGATCAAAGTGATAGACCAGACCACATCTTCAGTCTTGGAAACAGGCTCAGCAGAGACAGGACCTCAAAGTTGTATTGCAACAAATGAGGTAGCTGAGGAGGCTGGTTACCTAGTCCAGGATGAGAGTGTTCACATGACCGGAGAAGAAGCAGAGGTAGACCCAAACACAACAGGGCAAGCTAGTTTGGTACAGGTTGTGTCAAGACCTCCTGATGACATGCCTGAAGCAGAAGCTAGTGGTGGCCAAGTTAGTACTGTGCAGCTCCAAACTCCACGGAACAAATCTAGAAAGAGCAAAAAGGACTCCAAGAAGAGTCCCAAAACTCCAAAAAGCCCTTCAGGAAAGTGTAAGCAACAGTAA